The stretch of DNA CCCTATAAAGACTTTGTAATTAAACCGGCTCATGGCGCCGGCGGAGATGGCATTCTTGTAATTACTGATCGCGTTTTTGGACGCTATCGTCAAATTAATGGCAAGTTATTGACTAATCAGGAAATGGATTACCATTTGTCCTGTCTGCTTTCTGGAGCTTATAGCCTGGGAGGGCACGCTGATTATGCCATTGTTGAACATCGCGTAGTGGTTGATCCCATCTTTAAAGAAGTCAGTTATGAGGGGATCCCCGATATACGGATTATCACGTTATTGGGATATCCGGCAATGGCTATGGTACGTTTGCCGACGCGTCAATCAGGTGGAAAGGCCAATTTGCATCAGGGGGCAATAGGTGCCGGAATCAATCTCGGTACTGGAAAAACCCTGGGAGGAGTTTTTCATAATGATGCTATCGATTTTCACCCCGATACCATGATGCCGATTGTCGGCATTGAAGTGCCTTATTGGCAAAAAATTCTGGAGATAGCGGCCAGTTGCTATGAACTCACCGGTTTAGGTTATCTGGGCGTTGATATTGTCCTCGATAAAGATCACGGCCCTTTAATGCTCGAGCTGAACGCCAGGCCTGGATTAAATATTCAAATCGCCAATCGCGAGGGCGGATTAAAACGCTATCGGGCTATTGAGGCCCGAGCTGCTGCCTGTAAGGAGCCCGTAGAAGAACGAGTGAAATTCAGCCGCGAGCAGTTTCTTCGCTAAGCAGGAATAATCCTTCCCTTCATTTAGAATAGCTTGACCAGATTAATCAAAGCGAGGCTGATAAAGCGGATTGCTCTGAATGATATACATCCTCAAACTTTCGTTTTCGATCTAATTTCTGGTGCATAAAAAAAGACATTTTCCGAGACTCCTGAGAGTCTCTCCACCAAAGAGAGGAGCTTTTGGTAATCAGGACTCTATCTGAGTCCGAGTTTGCTGCCAGAGATTTTGATTTCAGTTCACGGGCGGTAAAACCAACAGGAACTCTCGAATTCCCATCCAGGCTCCATTGCGTTCCATTCATATCTGGAACGGTCAGTATGCCGCTATATGAAACGATACGGCATTCAAATAATTGTAAATCTTCGGTCAACTGCGAGGCGATAGCCGAATTTTTACGGCTTTCTCCACAGCAATAGACATGAATTGAACAAATTCTATGATGAACTAGTAAAAAATCATAATTAAAGCGCTGAGCAACTTTCTCCGCACTAATACGCAAAGCCTGGGTGTAATTTTTATGGTTTCCTACCTCCAGACTGGAATTCGCATAGCCATGAGCGCAAATGTACACCTGAAGTGGTTCATAAAGCAGAGCCAATTTAAGCGGCTCTCCAAAGTAAACAACTCGAATAGATTCAGCACTATTTGGTAGATGGTTCCTTAACCACTCATCCATTCCTGCGACAAGATCACCCGCTTCTGCGCGCGCAAAGGGAACATACAGTACAATCATTTCTAGAAATCCAGCATTTATCAACGTTCAAAAAAATTGATTTTAACAAAAGCAGATTAAGGGTTTCTTAATTCATTATATTGCGCTCATTGTGATGAAATTTAAGGCGGGATACTAAAGTTTTTTTCAGATATTCCGATAAAAACTTACCTCCTGGAAATCCATTCCTGTTTGAATCCCCGGGATAATAAATAACTGATGGCGTTCTTAAATGTTTAAATTGAACATGGTGATTAAATTTGATTCACATGATAGAATCGTTTCGCCGTTCATTTAATGAATACACTGGAGAATAAATATGAAATATGCGTCAGCCGCTGCCGTTTCATTATTATTGAGTAGTCAATTAGCTGCTCAAAATGTTTCGATAGTAGGAAGTATTACGAAAGAAATTCCAGCCAGCAGCAATGCCCGCAGCGTAAATGTCGCTCCTCCGCAAGAAATCAGTCTGATGAAAATTGAATTATCGGAACAGGGACGAGATTATTTAAGCCAGCAGGTTCAAAATTTACAAACGCACAGCAAGCAGTTCGCTCTTACAGCATCTGCCGCGCAGTCAGCTGTAAATCTCGGTATGAATAATACCCCGGTATTAAATCAGGGAAGCCACGGAAGCTGTGTAACTTTCGCAACGACAGCAGCTCTTGATGCTGCCCTTGGCAAAGGTGATTATATTAGCCAGCTATGCCAGCTAGAATTAGGTGCTTATTTAGCCGATAACGGCTATGCCACAAGCGGTTGGGAAGGCACCTGGGGACGCTTTCTTTTAGGACAGATAGATAGTTTTGGTTTTATTAATAAAGACAAGCAAAAACGCTATGGCTGTGGCGGTTTAACTGATTATCCTACCAACAATCCCAATATTGGTACGGCGATGTCTCTTGAGAGTTTCCATCCTTTGAGTGAACCATTAGACAGCAGCAAGATAACCTGGTCTCCCGTACTCGATGTATACGACGCATTTACAGGTAATATGGATGCTAATCGTACCCTGACAGAAGTGAAAAAGGCACTAAACGCAGGTGATCGTGTGACCTTCGGTGTTTTACTGCTTGATTTCGACAAAGGAGTGATGGGTGCTGTCGGTACCTATAAGCAGAAATTTGATACTTGGGTCATTTCAGAGGACATAGCCAACGATATTAAAAACAATCCCGAGTTTGGCGGCCATGAAATGGTTATCATTGGTTATGATGATAATGCAGTGTCGGTTGATGATAAAAAAGTAAGCCATCGTGGTTTATTAAAACTACGAAATTCATGGAGCGACAGGATCGGCGACAAAGGCAACTTTTATATGTCTTATGATTATTTCAAATTGCTGGTTATCGAAGCACAGCGTATTAAAAAAATGAAATAACTGATCTGGCCTTGATAGTTTGCTGTCAAGGCTAGCGTTGCTTAACCTCCTTGCTCTTCTTTTTTTCATTGAGAGGCTCATTTTGCGCAATGAGTTGCTCAGCTGAGAAGGAGGTCATTTTGCCCGTGGATTTTATTCTGGTTTTTCGTTTCTTCAGCGCTTCAATTTCTGCTTCCAGAGTATAAATTACCTCGTACAGGTAATTGACCAAATGTTTTTTTTGGGTAATTTCGGAAATATTCCACGCTTCTTTATCTGCTCGCTGATGGGCAATTTTAAATTTAATTCCCACCATTTCGGTCGAATAGTCATTGGCATTTAATTTTTCAACTATTTGATCAGCGAGAATATACCAGTGGTATTTAGTTCCTACCGGTACCCCTGATCCTTCTGGCGCCTTGCCTTTTCGCCTTTTGGTTACCGCGTAATGGATCTCCCATTTATCGGGTGTTAGTTTGCGCTCTTTCCATTGTCCCTGATCATAATTCCAGCTATGACTGCGGCCAATTTTCATGCCAGTATAAGCCTGGCCTTTAAATTCTTTGAACTGATTATAGGAGGCTGAATAATTGTTTGTATTTTTGTCATCGCTCTTGTCTTCCTTTTTCATGACGAACCTCCAGATTTACTGAGCCTATTATTAATTTTAGCATCTTAATAAATCATCTTCTTAATAGGAGGGTATTCTGTATTTAATGAGAGCAAATCAGGCTTAGAGTTGATGTTTAGCCATCTGATAAAAGAAGCCTTTTTGTCGTATGAGCTCCTCATAAGTGCCCGATTCAATGCAGCGGCCATTTCGGATGACGTGAATGATATCCGCATTGACAATGGTGCTGAAACGGTGCGCAATGACGAGGCGGGTCAGATTCATTGCTTCCAGAGTTTCATTGATTTGTTTCTGAACTTTATTATCCAGAGCGCTGGTTGCTTCATCGAGAAGCAGGATTTTAGGATTGGCACTGATGGCGCGAGCCAGGTTAATACGCTGCACTTCGCCGCCGGAAAAGGTTTGGATCCCGTCATTGATTAAGGTATCCATGCCCATTGGCAAGTCCTGAATAAGTTCTTCAAGCCCTGTTGCCCGAGCGATATCCCAGGCTTCACGACGGGTCAACGAATCGTTATTACCGGCAAAGTTTTCAAAAATAGTACCCGGAATAAGACGGGTAACCTGCATGACCACACCCATCTGTGACCGTAAGTTTCGCAGATGGATATTTTTCAGATCGATTCCGCTGAATTTGATTTCACCGGATTCAATATTTTCCAGCCCAAGCAACAAGCGGAACAGGGTCGATTTTCCTGAGCCGGAAGGGCCGACAATCGCTGTAAAAGAGCCGGGTTGTACTTCCAGATTAAAATCGACAAATATTGGCTCCTCCTGGTCGGGATAACGGAACACAACATCTTTCAAAACAATGTGCCCGTCCAAATCAACTGGTGATTTGTTTTCCTCCTTCTCAGTTTCAGTCGCAAAAATAGGTTTGGCCATCTTGAACAAAGGGATAATTTCAAGACTTTCACTGACCACATTGCTTAAAGAAACAAAGGCTGAGAAAAATTGTACGAATGCGGCGTTAAATACAATAAACTGCCCGAAACTGATGCCGGCATTTTGCCATATGACCAGACTATAGATGGTCAATGTACTCATCCCGGTGAGAAAAATATTAAAAATATCAAGCCGGTTCTGGTAAATATGGGTTTTATTCTCTTCTCGCATTTTATCGCTGTAACACTTGTTCCAGCTGGCAAAGGCCGCATCTTCCTTGTGCGCAATGCGAAGCTTGATAATCGCATTGATAATACTAAGCAAAATACCGCTTAGAGTGGATTCCGCTTCAATCACTTTTCGTTCCTGGCGCAGTATAATCCGGTTAAAGATTAAGCTGGCGACAGTTATAACCAGTACTATCGAAACAGCCGCCAGCGACAGCATTGAGTTGATATAAAACATTAAAAAGAAATTAACCAGGGACATCAGACCATCCAGCATGCTGCGCAAAATGTTTGCACTCAGAATTTCCTGGACTTCATTAATAATGCCCGCCCGAAAGCTCAGCTCCCCTGCTGTGTATTGGTTAAAGAAGGAAAGCGGCAAACGTAAAAGCCTATCCATAATGGCCACTTGCAGCCTGTGTTTGGATTTAATCTGCAGGCGAATAATCGATTCAACCTGTAAGAGGTATAATAATTGAGTGATGACATTGGTCAAAAGCAGCAAAACAAGTGCTTGCCCTAAAAGCGAAAGATTGGCGAAAGGAATAATGTCATCGAAAATAACTCCGGTCATTACAGGAACTACGAGAAGCGATAAGCTGATTAATATTTGAAAAATGATGACCTTGGCCTGATCTTTTTTCAACACCTTGAAGGTGAACTTCAGGATATCTTTCAGCGGTATGCTTTCCTGGGGCAGGGTAGGATAAAATATATAGGCGTCGGCCTTAACGTTTTGCTGATTAGACGGAGTTATCCGGAATTGTTTCCCTGTCTGGCAATCGATCAGCTGATACCCGGTGCCCTGCGGAATTAATGCGCAGAGTTTCTTTTTGTAAAACACGGCCATTGGCCCGAGATCATTATGCCACCAGTTGCGCTTTAAGCGGATTTTTCTTATGCGCAGGCTATTGGCTGTTGCCACAGAGTTCAGATAATCCACCGGGTCGGGATGTTCAATCGACTGGAGAACCGGTTTATGAATCTCCATCCCCAAATGTCTGGTGATCATGGAGCAAACCGCAAAATAGCTTTCCAATATATTATCGCTGTGGAGCGGCGTTTCTTTTTCGTTATAAATATCTTCCAGCAAATGCAAACTGGAAAGAGGCAGATCCTCGTCCTGATTCATTACATCTCCTGGTTAATTAGTTCCCGATATAAGCCAGCCTGTTCGACTAACTCTTCATGGGTTCCGGTTTGAGTCAATTGTCCCTGGTCCAGCACATAAATTCGATCGCAATCGCGAATGGCACTCAAACGGTGAGCAATAATGAGTAAACTGGTATTCATTGCCCATAAATTGTCATAAATCTGTCGTTCAAGAACAGTATCCATCGCCGAAGTCGCTTCATCGAGAACCAACAATGGAGCCTGCCTGAGGATGGCTCTGGCGATTTCCAGACGCTGGCGCTGCCCGCCGCTAAAATTATTTCCCGACTCGTTAATAAGAATATCCAGCCCGCCACGCGCTCGGATAATTTCATCCATCTCAACCGCTTTCAAGGCTTGATACAACTGTTCATCTTTAAGCGATTTATCCCAAAAACTTAAATTATCACGTAAAGTTCCGGGAAGGAATAATATGTTTTGATCAACCTGGGCCAGCAGTTTGCTGATGGACAACCGGCTTAATTCAGCAATAGGGCAGCCATTTAAGTCGATGCTGCCTTCAGTAGGCTGATACACTCCTGTAATTAATTTAGCCAGCGTCGATTTACCGCTCCCGCTTTGACCGACCACCGCCACACGCTCTCCCTGTCTAAGCTCCAGAGACACATCGTATAGAACCGGGGGATCAAGAGGAGAAAAGCTGAAACCAAGATTTGTAACCTGAAGAATTCGTTTATCCTCGGGAACCGGAGGGGCCTCCTGACGAGTTTGCCTGCTATCAAAATGCGCATCAGAGGGGGTGTTCACTACATCATCCAGTCTGACAATGTCTCCTTTAATCTGATTTAGCTGATGATAAAAACCTATCAAATTATTCAACGGTTGCAGAAAACTGCTAAGCAGCGCCTGAATTGCTACCACTGAGCCAATGGTGATAACCCCTGACATCACCAAATATGCGCCATAGCAAATAATCACCAGATTCGCCCAGAAACCAAGCAGGCTGGGAATAAGGCCAAGCAGTGCGCCTATCCAGTGCAAGCGCTGCTCGGTGGTCAGGTATTCTGTATAGTGCGCAAGCCAGCGGTTAAAAAAATGGGATTCCAGCGCTGCGACCTTGAGGGTTTCAATAATTTGAAAGCCATTAGCCTCTATACCATCCAGCTTTCCTTTATTTTGCGCATAACGTCGGCCATAATCGAGTAAGAAACGTCTACCTAATAACATTGAAAACAGGTTTAAAGAAGTCAGAAGAAATAGTGCGATACCGATTTGCCAGCTTAACAGGAATATAACCAAGCCAAAGGCTAGCATCTCAAAAATACCTACCACTTGTGCCGGCAAATTTTTTGACAGCAATAAGGCCAGCTCCTCATTTAGAGAGTTTCGGTTCGCGATATCACCCGATGCCCGCTGCTGAAAATAACGAATGGGTAAATGCAGAAGATGCCAAAGAAACTGGATGGAATTGACAATGTTGAGTTTGAATTGCAAGCGTCTTAATGCTTTAAATTGCAGTATGCTAAACAGAACTTCAGCAATCGTTGTAAAAGCCAGCCCCAGTAAAACGACAGGAATTAATGAGCGTTGATTGTCGATAAGAAGATGATCAATAAAGGCTTTTGTAAAAATTGGCGTGGCAACCTGGGGAATTATTAAGGCCACAGTGGTTAATATAATAAACAGCATAGGCCAGTAATTATTGCCGATTCTGTCAAACAATAAAGACAGGGTCGAGCGTTCGGGAGTGCCTCCCTTTTCAAACCCTTCTCCTGGAGTAAGTTCCAGCACCACGCCGGTATAACTTTTACCAAACTCTTCCCAACTTATTTTGCGAGGGCCTGTTGCCGGATCATTTAGAAAAACTGTTTTTGCATCAAAGCCTTCTACTACCAGAAAGTGATTAAATTCCCAATAGGCAATAAAGGGGACTTTAACATGTTCAAACTCATCGATGTCGACATTGGCGCCAAAAGCATCCATTCCATAATGTCTGGCTGCTTTCACAATATTGATTGCCTTGGTGCCATCCCGGGAAATATTACAGGCTACTCTTGCCTCTTCTGGAGAAATATATTTCCCGTAGTAAGCCAGAATTATAGACAAGGAGGTGGCTCCACATTCAGTGGATTCCATTTGCAGAATGGTTGGCGTTTTGACGCGCGTTTGTTGTAATTTTTCTTTTGCCATAGGGTATGCTTTTTAGTCCACAAAATGAACAAACAAGTCAATTGGTTTCTTCGCCTCGACATTAATCATCCCTTCAACCACGGTTCCCTGGGTCAGATTAATGTCAGGCCCTTTCGAGCTGGTCCATTGGTAACCACTATGAGTAGCCTTATTTTTATCAAGTAGAATTTTTACAGCAATTAACGGAGTGGAGTTATTAAAAAAGCGAACCAGATCCTGGCTTCTCAGAATAGTCATCATATTTTCAGCAGTTACCGGCAGTAGTGAAATGGTTTCGACCCGTCCCTGGATGGTTCCATATTCCAGTTTATTCACCGTGCTTGGAGCAATTTGTGCAGTCATGCCCACTTTAAGAAGCTTGCCTTTGGTAGCTGGTATGAAGATCAAGGCGTATAAATTGCTTTCAGCTGGCGCAATAGTCAGCAAGGGTTCGCCGGGTTTTGTCAGATCGCCTTCCTTCACCTTGATCTCTGCAACCACACCCTCGGTGGGGCTAATAATATTCTGCGTGAGCTCCCAGCGTTTCGCAGCCAGATTATAATCATACTCAGCTTTCTGAACGGTCATGTCCATTTCGAGTTGACGTTCTCTCCACTTATCCTTGAGATCAACCAGATTAGCTTTCATGGAAATCAAATCCGCCTCGTGAGAGCGCACTTCCTGGAGCAGACGATAATACTCAATACGGGTTTCGGTGACATTGGGTAAATCAAGAATTCCTTTCTTATAGGCCGTTTCTTTCAGACCCATCATGGTTTCCAGCTGCTTGATTTTTTGCTGCGCTGCCGCAAGGCTGGAGTTTATTTTTTCAATTTGCTGTTTTTGACTGGTTTCAAGATTAACCAGAATTGTCTTGGCGCGCTCAGTCAGATCAGCTTGCTGCTTCTTAAGCTGGATCAGATAATTTTTCTGCAATTGCAGTTGCATGCCCAACTCGCTATCCATTCTTACCAGCAGCATATTTTTATGTACGCGCTGACCGGGCTGTACATAGATTTGCTGAACAACTCCCCCTTGTTCTGAGGATTGTACCGATACAATTGGATTGTTAAGGCTCAAAAGCATTCCATTGCCTTGCACACGCAGATAAATATTTCCATAAAATAACCAGTAAACGAAACCCAGCAATAGCAAGGTCAGAATTAACAGGATGAGCCAATTGCGTGTAGAGACCACCTGCAGCGCGTCATCAAGCAGCACTGGCCGGTTGACATGCTCCAAAGCACTTTGTCGGAAAACAATAGGCTTTTTTTCCATATTAAGTATTCATAGTGGTTAATTGATTTTGGACATCCCGCAAGCGCCTGGCAATAACAGGTAATAACTGCAAGGCAATTTCAGGATAAGCCTGAATCTGGGCTTTAAAATCCCAGGCAGAGATTGCTAAAGTTTTAGTAAGTTCCAAAGCAATGGCACTCGCGGAACGAGGCAAGCCATCAATTATTGCCAGTTCACCGAGGATTTCTCCTGCTCCCAATGTGGCAATAAACAGTTTATCGGGCAGGTTCATTTCCCGAAACACCTCGACCTTACCGGATACAATGATGAAGCAATATTGAGCTGTTTCCCCTTCGCGAACCAGATAGTCCCCTTTCAGATAGGTTTTTTCCTGGGCCAAGTCAGCAATTCGCCATAAAATGCGCTTGTTCAGGGCTGAAAACAGCGATGAGGACTCTAATAGTTTCACTAAATCCATCGTCTTATCCTGTAAGATAACTTATTGATGTCACTAATTTTAGTTTAGGCTACTAGTGACAGAAAATACTAGTCTGTTTGAAAAAAACAGCTCGCCGAATTTGCTTGGCTCTTTAAATCTCTCTCTCTGTTGGGATAGGCATAAAAATTGCTAGAATGAATAAAAAAATGGAAATTAAATAATGAAAAAATGGATGGTGATTTCTGTGCTATGGCTAGTTTGCCATCCGCTGATGGCGAAAACCAGCCCAGTACCCCTTGCGACCCCTCTGGAGGCCAGCCAGTTTCAATCCTTACCGGATAGCCGGCACATTGAGGCATTTCTTCAGCAGTTAAGTGAGTATTCTCCTCACATGAAGCTGCTTCATCTTGGGCTTTCAGCGGGAGGGCGTCCCATTTCAGCCTTGCTTGTTTCCAATTCAAAAGCATTTTTGGAAAACGGGCAGCATGAGGCTAACAAGCTGACTGTGTTACTGCTCGGTTCGCAGCATGGAACAGAGCCCTCAGGCTGCGAAGCCCTGCAGAAGCTGGCCTTGGAGTTAGCCGTCAATAAGCAGCAGCAAGGTATACTGGACGATATTAATTTTATGATTATTGTCAACGCGAATCCGGATGGCCGTGATAATAACTCCCGTTTTAATGCCATAAACGGCAACCTGAATGTCGATTTTACCCGACTGGCCTATGCTGAAACTCAAATTTTTATCAATATTCTTGAAGATTACCAGATTGACGCTTTACTTGATTTGCATGAATCATCCACCAAAAAGAAAATTCTTACCCTGAAAGAAGGGTACTATGTTAATGCAGAAGCACAATACGAAATTGGGAATAACCCCAATATTAACGAGAAGTTGCGACAGTTCAGCCATGAAGTACTATTGCCGCAATTACTGAAAACCAGTGAAGAATATGGTTTGCGCAGTGAACATTACCGCGGTGAAATTTTGCAGCTTAACCAGCCGGTTAGTCATGGCGGGTTAAGAGTGAGTAACATGCGGAATTACAGCGCACTGCAGGGGGTTTTCTCGGTACTGGTTGAAAATCGTCTGGACTCCAGGGATGGGCATTATGCAACCCCGGGCAATATTGAGGTCAGGCGGAACAAACAGTACATCAGTGTGCTGAGCTTCTTAAAGGTGATTGAAAAAAATAAACAGGCTTTGCAGGCGATTATTCAGCAAGCGCGTAATGAATGGACGCAATATCCCTTACACTATAAAAGCTATCTGGCTTACCACTATAATCTGAACATGCAGCAGCCCAGAACAGCCGTTTCTTTACGCCGCGCTGATAATTTCCAGGCTGTTGAACGTGAATTTGCCAATTTTGATTATATAGAAATTGATGAAACCATTTTAATGCCTGACGCCTATTTAATAAAAGGCGGCGAAACCCGCGTACTGGATTTATTGAGCAAACATCATATTCAGGTGGAAAAAATCGATGCCGCACAAGAGGTAATTGCCATTAATCCGGCAGTGCATTCTGTTTCAATCCACTATTCGCCCATTCAGGATTTTTTTACAACCGTTAAAATTGACGTCGATTACGATCCACAGCCGCTAAGCCTTACTCCTGGTGATTATCTGGTGAATGTTTGCCAGCCTAAAGGAAAGCTTATCCCTTTATTACTTGATCTGCGCTCGATAGATAGCGTGTATCAAAATCTGAAATTTAATCCCGACTTAGCCCGTATCAAAAAAGGGGGGATTATTCCGGTAAAATTAAAGCAATCCATCCCCTGATTGTCCGGAAACTGCAAAGCGCTTTTTATCCTGCAGGCGCAATGCGGTTAATTGGCCGCCCCATAAACAGCCCGTATCAATCGCATGCAGACGCGGCACCGGGCAATAGCCTCCTAAAGCTGCCCAATGGCCAAAAACCAGATCCGCATCAATGGAAATACGCTTAGGAACAGCGAACCAGGGCAATAGATTGACCGGTGCCTCAGCAATCGTTCCCTTATAATTTAATATCAGACGCGCATCCTTATCACAGAAACGCATTCGCGTAAAATAATTGGTAATCGCACGCAACCTCTCCACACCATTCAAATCATCGCGCCATAAACTGGGTTCATTTCCATACATCGCAGCTAAATAATGCGCATAGTCAGATGAGTGAAGGACCTGCTCCAGTTCTGATGCAAGCTGAATAGCGGTTTCAAGATCCCACATCGGTGCAATTCCTGCGTGGCAAATGACCACATCTAAATCCTGATTATGAACGAGTATCGATTGGCTGCGCAGCCAATGCCCTAATTCTTCGCAATCAGGAGCCTCGAGGATTTCATAAAGAGTATCATCTGCATTTACTTTTGCATTCTGGCCAAATATTTTAACAAGAAGATGAAGATCATGATTACCCAGGGTAATAACCGGCTTCAGAGGAAGCTGCCTGATAAATCGAAGCACCTTCAGTGATTCCGGTCCACGATTGACTAAATCGCCGACAAACCATAAGCGGTCACTGCGATCATTAAAGTCAAGGCTGTCCAGCAATCTCATTAATGGATCATAGCAACCTTGAATATCCCCAATCGCATAATCGGGCATGGTGAAGAGTCCTTATACAATAATTTACCCAGGCAGTAAGCTGTGCTGATTTCCTATGGATGGCAGCCGCGGATTCTTCCACTCCCCAGCCGCATCAACATGCGCTAGCGGGGGTGGAGAGGCCTGCTGGGTTTGCTGGGTGAAGATATTGTTATAGGGAGCGTTATGAATTAACTCAAGCGAGCTGACTCTGCCTTCTTTACCGGTGGTGAGATGACTCACGGTGGCTTCAGCAGGCATGCAGACTGAGCCGTAATCTTCAGCGACCACGCCGCTATACATTTGCTGAGTTTTGCTATGCTCAAACCGAAAAGTAGATCCGTCAGGCCCTTTTCGGTGCAAGCCTAATGAAAGAAAGGCATTTTGAATCGCTTGCCAGTTTTTATACTCAGGATGTTCGCGAACAAACCATTTGAAAATATCCGGACACATAAGCAGGCCGCCGGGTACCATTAACAGCGGCGGCTTATTAATCATAATGAGGCCGCTATCCAGACCTTTCTGCAACCATTGTAAAAACTCAATACCGATTTGCTGCTCGATATCACTCACCGAGTCAGGAGCTCCGCCGCCAAAAGTGCTCACCCGGCCATAGCGGCCTCTGTTGCCATAGTGACGTGCTGCCTGCTGATTAAAATAGCGCTGCAAGGCAATCGCATTGGCGCGGATTAATATTGCGCCAAGTGTACCGGCAGAATAGGCATCCTCATTCAGCAAGGCTAGCCAAACCTCAAGCACTTCCTGTTTTGAGGCAATCCAGGCAAACCCGCTGGCGGGCATCAGTAAGCGCGCCATTAGCAAATTAAGGCGTTTGCGAAACTCAATATTGCTTTCTTTCTGGAAAGTATAGGAATAATGGCTGCCGACTAAAATCAGGTTCTCCAGCAAGGGATTCCACTGTTTAAGGTATTGCCCGCTATTGTCAAAGAGCTCTACGGTCAAATCAATTTGTAATTTGCCAATTCCCTGCAGTAAGGCTGCGGAGAGCAGAGCGTATTGCCATAATTTCTGCTCTTCTGAATAACTGTTATTTTCTTCAAGGATCATATATTGCTTGAACAAATTCAGTGCGGCTTCAGTACGATTTAAGGCATGATCGATTAAGCCGCCTGGCTGGGAATAATAACTATTGGAGGTTTCAGGCAAAAGCTGTGTGTGATTTACCAGATTATGGATGATTGTCAGGCCGATACTATCGAAGCGCGCCGATTCCAGAGCACAGTTTTCGCCAATGT from Legionella quinlivanii encodes:
- a CDS encoding cyclic nucleotide-binding domain-containing protein; the encoded protein is MDLVKLLESSSLFSALNKRILWRIADLAQEKTYLKGDYLVREGETAQYCFIIVSGKVEVFREMNLPDKLFIATLGAGEILGELAIIDGLPRSASAIALELTKTLAISAWDFKAQIQAYPEIALQLLPVIARRLRDVQNQLTTMNT
- a CDS encoding M14 family zinc carboxypeptidase, which translates into the protein MKKWMVISVLWLVCHPLMAKTSPVPLATPLEASQFQSLPDSRHIEAFLQQLSEYSPHMKLLHLGLSAGGRPISALLVSNSKAFLENGQHEANKLTVLLLGSQHGTEPSGCEALQKLALELAVNKQQQGILDDINFMIIVNANPDGRDNNSRFNAINGNLNVDFTRLAYAETQIFINILEDYQIDALLDLHESSTKKKILTLKEGYYVNAEAQYEIGNNPNINEKLRQFSHEVLLPQLLKTSEEYGLRSEHYRGEILQLNQPVSHGGLRVSNMRNYSALQGVFSVLVENRLDSRDGHYATPGNIEVRRNKQYISVLSFLKVIEKNKQALQAIIQQARNEWTQYPLHYKSYLAYHYNLNMQQPRTAVSLRRADNFQAVEREFANFDYIEIDETILMPDAYLIKGGETRVLDLLSKHHIQVEKIDAAQEVIAINPAVHSVSIHYSPIQDFFTTVKIDVDYDPQPLSLTPGDYLVNVCQPKGKLIPLLLDLRSIDSVYQNLKFNPDLARIKKGGIIPVKLKQSIP
- a CDS encoding TraI domain-containing protein is translated as MFHRYGRGRMSQARPLKDLTKIVTVEQILAEDKRNQLVQHIGENCALESARFDSIGLTIIHNLVNHTQLLPETSNSYYSQPGGLIDHALNRTEAALNLFKQYMILEENNSYSEEQKLWQYALLSAALLQGIGKLQIDLTVELFDNSGQYLKQWNPLLENLILVGSHYSYTFQKESNIEFRKRLNLLMARLLMPASGFAWIASKQEVLEVWLALLNEDAYSAGTLGAILIRANAIALQRYFNQQAARHYGNRGRYGRVSTFGGGAPDSVSDIEQQIGIEFLQWLQKGLDSGLIMINKPPLLMVPGGLLMCPDIFKWFVREHPEYKNWQAIQNAFLSLGLHRKGPDGSTFRFEHSKTQQMYSGVVAEDYGSVCMPAEATVSHLTTGKEGRVSSLELIHNAPYNNIFTQQTQQASPPPLAHVDAAGEWKNPRLPSIGNQHSLLPG
- a CDS encoding symmetrical bis(5'-nucleosyl)-tetraphosphatase, with the protein product MPDYAIGDIQGCYDPLMRLLDSLDFNDRSDRLWFVGDLVNRGPESLKVLRFIRQLPLKPVITLGNHDLHLLVKIFGQNAKVNADDTLYEILEAPDCEELGHWLRSQSILVHNQDLDVVICHAGIAPMWDLETAIQLASELEQVLHSSDYAHYLAAMYGNEPSLWRDDLNGVERLRAITNYFTRMRFCDKDARLILNYKGTIAEAPVNLLPWFAVPKRISIDADLVFGHWAALGGYCPVPRLHAIDTGCLWGGQLTALRLQDKKRFAVSGQSGDGLL